The Vibrio toranzoniae sequence CGCGAGAAACGTCAGTGTGGAATCCATTCTCAAATAATTATATGAGTAGGGCTGTAAGCAATAGTGGATTCAAGCCTAGTATTTAAGATTCAAGTAATAAAAAGGGCTACTCAGTTGAGTAACCCTTCTTTGTATATATCAATGTTGTAAATCAGTTGGTGTCGCTGCAATCTAGTGTTGTTTATTAAGCTTAAGCATTAAAGATTTGAGATAGCTCTGTCGCACATAGGTGGTACTGACGAGGGCAATTGCGCCATGTCATTAACATGCGACGGTATTTCTCTAACATTGGCATTTGGCTATTAAAATGGTGGTCAGCTTTGTCGAATTGAGGGTAAAGCCCTTCAGAGCCCACTAGGAAGCGTACGTAGTGTGTTCTCTGCACTTCAGAAGAGATATCAAAACCGAGAAACTGTAGACGACGTTGGTCAACCTCAGTACGTTCTTGATTTTCTAGCATTTTGTGTGATTCTTGCATTGCATGGTACATTTCCATGATGTCGATAATTTCACGACACTCAGCTTCAGTTAAACAACCAAATTCTTTGTTAAGCTCTTGCATTTGGAGTTCGTAACCGCGCTCTACAATCGTTTGTAGACGTTGGTATTTAGCTGAATTCTCAGGATCCATTTGAGACATTAGGTAGTATTGATTCGATAGAATTAGACGCTGAGCATTGGTCATTTCCATGGGAGGAGCCTCACTAAAAACTAAATGTTGTATTCTTTTGTTGCAGTAAGAGTAACAGCATTCCTACGAGTGGAAACATGATCTCAACACGGATTTAATATGATTTTTGAATTGATAAACAAAAGTTGTAAAGAAAAGTGAAAGGATTGTTTGGCTCGAAAAAGAAAACGCCCCAATCGAAATTGAGGCGTTTGAAATCACTATCAACGTAAGCTTAGACTAGTATTTGACGTTTGGATGATACTGACTAAGTACGGCTACAATCTCGTCCATTTTCTCTTTACTTGGAGGTTGTATACCTTCAAGAGGGTAGTCATGGCCGAGTGCTTCCCACTTGTGAGCACCAAGCTTGTGATATGGAAGTAGTTCTATTTTTTCAATGTTGTCCATGTCTTTAATGAATTCACCTAAAAGGTGAGCATCTTCTGGAGTATCGGTGTAACCCGGAACAATCACGTAACGAATCCAAGTGGTTTTTCCGATCTTGTGTAGGTAGCGTGCAAAATCAAGCGTACGTCTATTCGATACACCAATGAAGTCGTGGTGAATCTCATCTCGCATATGCTTAATATCCAGCATCACTAAATCTGAGGCTTCTAGAACTTCATCGATCACTTCAGTGTGCTTGCGAATGTAGCCATTAGTATCGAGACAAGTGTGAATGCCTTCAGCCTGAGCAGCGCGGAAAAAGTCACGGACAAACTCAGGTTGCAACATTGCCTCACCACCTGAACAGGTTATACCACCACCAGAGGCTTTCATGAAATGACGGTACGATTTTGCTTCGTTGATGATCTCTTCGACCGTTACTTCCTTTCCATCATGAAGATCCCATGTGTCGCGATTATGGCAGTACATACAACGCATTAAGCAGCCCTGAAGAAACACAATAAAGCGGATACCAGGGCCATCGACAGTACCACAAGATTCGAATGAGTGAATACGACCAGTTGTAGACATGAGCTATTCTCGTAGAGGAATTTATGCCCCTTATTTTATTACAAAAACGGTACATAAAATAGGGTCAAATGGTAACGAGGTCTTTAAAAGTAAAGGCAACCATCGATGAAGATGATTGTCTTTCTTAAACTGGAAAAGTAAAGGACAAAAGGCCTTATGGTGCCTAGAAGAAAGCAAACATGGTGATGCCACCCGTGGTGTACACTGACTCTTTCGCTTCTTTGTAATCAGGCGTTTTTGCCGTTAGCGCCAAGGATGCACCAACGTGTTGGTTATACCAAGCAAAACCCAGAACGGCTGTCGCTTGTATGTTCTCTAATGTAACATCGTAAATAGCAGGATCTTCGTTGTTTTTATTCGCATACTCGTCCACACCTGAACGATCACCTTCGATAG is a genomic window containing:
- the pflA gene encoding pyruvate formate lyase 1-activating protein → MSTTGRIHSFESCGTVDGPGIRFIVFLQGCLMRCMYCHNRDTWDLHDGKEVTVEEIINEAKSYRHFMKASGGGITCSGGEAMLQPEFVRDFFRAAQAEGIHTCLDTNGYIRKHTEVIDEVLEASDLVMLDIKHMRDEIHHDFIGVSNRRTLDFARYLHKIGKTTWIRYVIVPGYTDTPEDAHLLGEFIKDMDNIEKIELLPYHKLGAHKWEALGHDYPLEGIQPPSKEKMDEIVAVLSQYHPNVKY
- a CDS encoding YfbU family protein gives rise to the protein MEMTNAQRLILSNQYYLMSQMDPENSAKYQRLQTIVERGYELQMQELNKEFGCLTEAECREIIDIMEMYHAMQESHKMLENQERTEVDQRRLQFLGFDISSEVQRTHYVRFLVGSEGLYPQFDKADHHFNSQMPMLEKYRRMLMTWRNCPRQYHLCATELSQIFNA